ACCCGGTTGATCCGCGAACTCAACGAGAGGCTGCCGAATGCGTTAGTGGCCGTCTCAACAACCACGGAGACGGGTCAGAGGCTCGCGAAGAAGAGGCTGCCAGCTTCGCCCGTGTTCTATCTGCCGCTGGACCTCAAGTCTCCGGTCCGACGGTACCTGAACGTGCTGAGGCCGCAGATACTGGTGCTTATGGAGAGCGAGCTGTGGCCGCGCCTAATCACCGAGTGCGCAAAAGATGGAACTCCGATCATAGTGGTTAATGCGCGGATCTCAGATCGTTCGTTCCCTCGCTACATGCGGCTGCGGCGTCTCTGGCGACCATTCCTGGAGATGATCTCTCTGTTCCTCGCACAGAGTCCCGAGACCGCCGCCAGGCTAATAGAAATCGGCGCTCCGGAGACGCGGGTTCGTGTGACCGGGAATCTGAAGTATGACGTGCAAACAAATACCGACAACCAGATGACGAGACGAATCACCTCGACGCTGGCCGGAACCAGGCTGATCGTCGCAGGTAGCACCCTTGCCGGCGAAGAGCAGACGCTCCTGGCTGCATGGCCTGCCATCCGCCAAGCTGTTCCAGACGCGACGCTCCTGATCGCCCCGCGCCATACCGATCGCTTCGATGAGGTCTTACAGCTGATTCGAAAAGAGGGATTCCCGTTCGTTCGATGCAGCGAAGTCATGCAACACACTGACCACATCGTCGGCGGAACAATCCTCTTTCTGGACACAATAGGAGACCTTGCGTCGGTTTATGCCCTGGCATCGGTGGCCTTCGTCGGTGGGAGCCTAGTTCCCCGAGGCGGACATAACCCACTGGAACCGGCACAGTTTGGCGTGCCAGTCGTCATGGGACCTTCCTTCGAGAACTTTCGTGAGATCGTTGAGACCATGCAGGAAGCAGACGCGATTCGCATAGTAGCCAAAGAAAAGCTTACCCAAACGCTGATCGAAATGCTGCGAAACAAAGAGGACTCCCACGCACTTGGGAAACGCGGCAGAGCAGTATTTCAATCCCAGTCAGGATCGACAGCGCAAACAGCTCAGGCCATCGTTTTGCTGCTGAAGAAAAGCGTGGGGCCTGCGCGATGAGCGTGCGACGACCATGGCTGCTTCCGCTGGCTCCTCTCTACGGCGTCGCGCTTGCATTGAAGAAGCAGCTCTTCGCATGGGGCTGGCTGAAGCGCAGCCACCTCGAGAGTACCGTGATCAGCGTGGGCAGCGTCTCTGCGGGCGGTGCAGGCAAAACGCCTTTTGTGTTGATGCTGGCTGGTATTCTGCGCCATCGCGGCTATGCGGTGCGAATCCTCACACGAGGCTACAAACGCAGTTCGGAGATGATTGCACGGGTCGAACCGTTCGACGACGCCCGCTGGCATGGGGATGAACCCGTCCTGCTGGCGCAGCGCTCCGGAGTTCCGGTCTACGTAGGAGCAGATCGCTATCAGGCTGGCGTGATGGCCGAACAAGGCGAGCCCTCGGAGAAGCTCGTCGTTCATCTGCTCGACGACGGATTCCAGCACCGGCGCCTCGCGCGCGACATAGACATTGTCCTCCTAACGCAGGAAGACGTTGACGATACCCTTCTGCCGGCCGGCAACCTGAGAGAACCGTTAGAGACCATCGCACAGGCGGACGTGGTAGTTCTCCGCGAGGAAGAAGCGGACTCACTCAGGAGCGTTGTCAAAGGGTTAAGCGAGTCGAAAAACAAGCCGTCGATCTGGACCATCCGCCGAACGCTCAGCCTGGGAGAGGCCGGAGAGGTAGCTCTGCCCACGATGCCGCTTGCCTTCTGCGGTATTGCCAGACCTGAAAACTTTACCCGGATGCTCTCGGCGCAGGGGTACGAGGCCACCGGGATGGTCACCTTCGACGATCACCATGCCTACAACGAAGACGATATCGCGCACTTAATGCAGCAGGCGCGCGCTATCGAAGCCAATGGATTTGTAACCACTGAGAAGGACGCCGTGAAGCTGACACCGATCCTCAGAGACAGGCTCGAGACGGTCGGCCCCATTGTGGTCGCGCGCCTCTGTGTGGAACTGTTGGACGAGAAGCAGTCGCTGGAGCAGTTAGTTACAACGGTGGGTCGACTGGATCGCCGGCGCCACTAGAACCGCTTGCGATCGAAGCCTGCATGAGAAGATGAAGCCTTGGCCACCGAACTCAAGCCTTCGCGCAGTGTCGCAACCTACGGGTCTGCTAAGTCGCGAAGCGTCCTGATTGTACGAATTGGCGCAATGGGAGATGTGCTCCACGCAATGCCTGCCGTCGCTGCACTGCGGCAACAGCACCCCGAGTGGATTATCGGCTGGGCAATCGAGCCGGCCTGGAGTGCTTTGCTGCAGTCCTCAACCGACTTCAACTGCACTCCCCCAAAAATCGACCGCAGCGACGGAAGACCATTGGTCGATCGATGGCACTCTTTGCCCGCCAGAGCCTGGAGCAAGCACCCCTTCGCTCTCTCTACGCTGGCAGAGATCAAGACGACGCGTCGTGATCTCCGAAGATCTCGGTATGACATCTGCGTCGACATGCAGGGTTCGATCAAGTCCGCACTCGTGGGCCGAATGGCATCCACACCCGTATTCGCCGGTCCGGAGCACCCGCGAGAGACACCCGCACGCTTGCTCTACACCCAACGAATACAAACCAGCGCGAAACATGTAGTCGAGCAGGGATGTGAGTTGCTCAGCGCTGCCGTCGGAGAAACTCTGAGACCAGCAACCGTGACGCTTCCGGTAGACCCCAAGGCGGAGCTATGGTGCGACAGGCTTCTAGCTCAAACCTCCCTGACCGGAGAAAAATTTGCGTTCCTCGCCCCCACCGCCGGCTGGGGTGCGAAGCAATGGCCCGCCGGGCGATACGGCGCCGTCGCTGTTGCCCTGCGCCAGGCCGGATATCACTCGTTAGTGAACGAAGCCCCAGGCCATCGATTCGCAGACGCAGTCGTCACCACAAGTGAGGGGTGCGCAATCTCCGTTCCTTGCTCCGTCGAGCAGATGATCGCTCTCCAGCGCCGAGCCGGTGTCGTGATAGCCGGGGACACCGGACCTCTGCATCTCGCGGCCACGTTGGAGCGGCCAGTAGTCGGTCTATACGGCCCCACCGATCCCTCCCGAACCGGCCCCTACATGCCCGGCCCCTACACGCTCGACCGTTCAAAGGTGCGAGTGTTGCGTCACGAGTCTAGCCGCACAGACCACTCCCGCCACTCCGACCCAGAGACAGGACTCATGCAGATATCGACCAATGAGGTAGTCGAAGCAGCGCTCGAGCTACTGCGCGACGGACAGGATAAGGTAAAGCTGTGAGCGAACGAACCACATGGCAGAAAATCGCGCGGCGGATTCGCGTACCGCTGGGATTCGTCTTTGCCGCGGTATTTCTATGGCTGGCCAGACCGACCGGAAAGACCATGCTGCTGAGCCTCCTGCTGGTAGTGCCAGGCGTCTGGCTCCGCGCCTATGCGGCAGGCTATGTCCGCAAGAACGCCGAACTGACCTTCACCGGCCCCTATGCCTACACGCGAAACCCCCTCTATCTGGGCTCCATGCTGATCGCCTTCGGATTCGCCGCAGCGGCAGGCAGTTGGGTGATCCTGATTGCACTGACCACGCTCTTCGCAGCCATCTACATCCCCACCATCCACAGTGAGGAAGCCTATCTCCGAGAGCACTTTGCGGGCTTCGATGACTACTCCGCCAGGGTGCCTCGCCTGTTGCCGCGACTGACCCCGGTGACCTTTCCCGCCGATCAGAACGCCAGCGGCGGCAGGTTCTCCTGGGAGCAGTGGCAGCACCACCGCGAGTACAATGCTCTCATGGGTGCTGGCGCGATCTATCTGGCGCTGGCAGTCCGGCTTTTTCTCCATCACCGTGGTTAATGGAGAGGGTCTGCGCTAAAGCGTAGAAGGCTCGGGCAACCTACAAACTTCAACTGGTGAGAGTGCTGCCCTTTGCTGAAGCCGGAACGGTCTTTTCTTGCATTTTTTCTTCTGGTGTCGTGTTCCGCAGCTTCGCTAACCGCGAAAGCGCAGCTTCTAGGGTTAGGA
The nucleotide sequence above comes from Tunturibacter empetritectus. Encoded proteins:
- a CDS encoding glycosyltransferase family 9 protein, whose protein sequence is MATELKPSRSVATYGSAKSRSVLIVRIGAMGDVLHAMPAVAALRQQHPEWIIGWAIEPAWSALLQSSTDFNCTPPKIDRSDGRPLVDRWHSLPARAWSKHPFALSTLAEIKTTRRDLRRSRYDICVDMQGSIKSALVGRMASTPVFAGPEHPRETPARLLYTQRIQTSAKHVVEQGCELLSAAVGETLRPATVTLPVDPKAELWCDRLLAQTSLTGEKFAFLAPTAGWGAKQWPAGRYGAVAVALRQAGYHSLVNEAPGHRFADAVVTTSEGCAISVPCSVEQMIALQRRAGVVIAGDTGPLHLAATLERPVVGLYGPTDPSRTGPYMPGPYTLDRSKVRVLRHESSRTDHSRHSDPETGLMQISTNEVVEAALELLRDGQDKVKL
- a CDS encoding methyltransferase family protein — translated: MSERTTWQKIARRIRVPLGFVFAAVFLWLARPTGKTMLLSLLLVVPGVWLRAYAAGYVRKNAELTFTGPYAYTRNPLYLGSMLIAFGFAAAAGSWVILIALTTLFAAIYIPTIHSEEAYLREHFAGFDDYSARVPRLLPRLTPVTFPADQNASGGRFSWEQWQHHREYNALMGAGAIYLALAVRLFLHHRG
- a CDS encoding 3-deoxy-D-manno-octulosonic acid transferase, whose amino-acid sequence is MMVVYSALLVAVLVVGAPYWLVRMATSGRYRAGLRGRLGLVPKGLQAAVAGQSIIWLHAVSVGEVMAATRLIRELNERLPNALVAVSTTTETGQRLAKKRLPASPVFYLPLDLKSPVRRYLNVLRPQILVLMESELWPRLITECAKDGTPIIVVNARISDRSFPRYMRLRRLWRPFLEMISLFLAQSPETAARLIEIGAPETRVRVTGNLKYDVQTNTDNQMTRRITSTLAGTRLIVAGSTLAGEEQTLLAAWPAIRQAVPDATLLIAPRHTDRFDEVLQLIRKEGFPFVRCSEVMQHTDHIVGGTILFLDTIGDLASVYALASVAFVGGSLVPRGGHNPLEPAQFGVPVVMGPSFENFREIVETMQEADAIRIVAKEKLTQTLIEMLRNKEDSHALGKRGRAVFQSQSGSTAQTAQAIVLLLKKSVGPAR
- the lpxK gene encoding tetraacyldisaccharide 4'-kinase; translated protein: MSVRRPWLLPLAPLYGVALALKKQLFAWGWLKRSHLESTVISVGSVSAGGAGKTPFVLMLAGILRHRGYAVRILTRGYKRSSEMIARVEPFDDARWHGDEPVLLAQRSGVPVYVGADRYQAGVMAEQGEPSEKLVVHLLDDGFQHRRLARDIDIVLLTQEDVDDTLLPAGNLREPLETIAQADVVVLREEEADSLRSVVKGLSESKNKPSIWTIRRTLSLGEAGEVALPTMPLAFCGIARPENFTRMLSAQGYEATGMVTFDDHHAYNEDDIAHLMQQARAIEANGFVTTEKDAVKLTPILRDRLETVGPIVVARLCVELLDEKQSLEQLVTTVGRLDRRRH